The Neorhodopirellula lusitana genome contains a region encoding:
- a CDS encoding sensor domain-containing diguanylate cyclase/phosphohydrolase: MNDPVASSLPSIHSSEVAVPLPPVSNVPTTRQEMPPQGDLPAPGEQPPYSDQSGSTDQRENPSQHDNAIDQEGLDATDGTSSASRLSDLLVGLGEVATGELTALTGRGTGADASQGTASPATEHAQQFENRLAMVRLGMATSLFYALRTKHAPTAAHSLRVAISCSAWSERLGLGAQQRDQVEVAALLHDIGKIGIPDRILRKPGKLTVEEQMTMDVCPELGCEILRGCTDDADLLDIVRYGGTWYDSRRQADSMRGDALPLGARMLAIAGAFDAMTTDQVYRAALSRERALQELFRGNGTQFDPELTHDFVTMLEKRPEMLHECVVDRWLQQLQVGSNSTQLMFGRPISDASGTQGVRRSMMDADVSFDELAKSAVTSFAAASQDKGRPSSAQPFYRTLCEQLRDGVAFTDREGQILYWNDSMAYMTKVAASATVGQYWDASTLNFVSNDGSDMTQCPIRECVDRQIVVNHTMRLVANGSNEAAKDIRSLKPSAPVADPNGRDVLMQVAPVKEEHGGGAVVIVRDISDRAEMQHQIQTLHKKATSDPLTGAANRAEFDTRLMQCTTKAKQQGATFSLIMCDIDHFKKVNDVHGHQAGDEALIQFAKVLESHTRGSDLVARYGGEEFAFLAINSDNATATRRAEEIRKAVSATPLDGLEGESVTVSMGVTEFQTGDAPETVIARADRALMTAKENGRNRVVQLGSGLVEAEEKSESGGWFGWLGASTDSKQQEFQLATPVPTDLAVEKLRGFISDHRAEIINVSGSELSLRLNVSGGSGRRAADHQMSLNALIRISEMKGKRGSRGASLTQTKLTVSVTPVRSRDRRSAGFSPCVSQVISSLRSYLMAELITDQDSEVSYQH, from the coding sequence ATGAACGATCCTGTCGCCTCGTCACTGCCGTCGATTCATTCGTCCGAAGTCGCTGTTCCGTTGCCCCCCGTTAGCAATGTCCCGACAACGCGACAAGAGATGCCCCCCCAAGGGGACCTGCCCGCGCCCGGCGAACAGCCTCCGTACTCGGATCAGTCGGGCAGCACGGACCAACGCGAAAACCCATCACAGCACGACAACGCGATCGATCAGGAGGGCTTGGACGCGACCGATGGAACATCCTCAGCTTCCAGATTGAGTGATCTTTTAGTCGGTCTGGGTGAGGTCGCCACCGGCGAATTGACAGCCCTGACCGGTCGCGGAACCGGAGCCGATGCATCGCAAGGAACTGCATCGCCGGCCACCGAACACGCTCAGCAGTTTGAGAATCGTTTGGCAATGGTTCGCTTGGGGATGGCGACTTCGCTGTTCTACGCACTTCGGACGAAGCATGCACCAACCGCTGCTCACAGCTTGCGAGTGGCAATCTCGTGTTCGGCTTGGTCGGAACGGTTAGGTCTTGGCGCCCAGCAGCGAGATCAAGTGGAAGTTGCCGCTTTGCTGCATGACATTGGCAAGATCGGTATTCCAGACCGGATCCTTCGGAAGCCCGGCAAGCTGACCGTTGAAGAACAGATGACGATGGACGTTTGTCCGGAATTAGGCTGCGAGATTCTTCGGGGCTGCACCGACGATGCGGACTTGTTGGACATCGTGCGATACGGTGGCACCTGGTACGACTCTCGCCGCCAAGCCGATTCGATGCGTGGTGACGCGTTGCCTTTGGGGGCACGCATGTTGGCGATTGCGGGTGCTTTCGATGCCATGACCACCGACCAGGTTTACCGTGCTGCGCTCAGTCGCGAGCGAGCCTTACAAGAACTCTTCCGCGGGAATGGAACACAGTTTGACCCCGAGTTGACGCATGATTTTGTCACGATGCTCGAGAAGCGACCTGAGATGTTGCACGAGTGTGTGGTTGATCGATGGTTGCAGCAATTGCAAGTTGGCTCGAACTCAACGCAGTTAATGTTTGGGCGTCCCATCTCTGACGCTAGCGGCACCCAGGGTGTCCGGCGATCCATGATGGATGCGGACGTGAGCTTTGATGAACTTGCTAAATCAGCGGTCACGAGTTTTGCGGCGGCCAGTCAAGACAAGGGCCGGCCATCGTCCGCACAACCGTTCTATCGAACTCTTTGTGAACAGCTTCGCGATGGTGTCGCGTTTACGGATCGTGAAGGACAGATTCTGTACTGGAACGATTCAATGGCTTACATGACCAAGGTTGCTGCGTCCGCCACGGTCGGTCAGTACTGGGATGCATCCACACTGAACTTTGTCAGCAATGACGGCAGCGACATGACGCAGTGTCCGATTCGTGAATGTGTGGATCGTCAGATTGTCGTGAATCATACGATGCGGTTGGTTGCCAATGGCTCGAACGAGGCAGCCAAAGACATCCGAAGCCTGAAGCCTTCCGCACCGGTTGCGGATCCGAATGGTCGCGATGTGCTCATGCAGGTCGCCCCAGTGAAGGAAGAGCATGGTGGCGGCGCGGTCGTGATTGTTCGGGATATCTCAGACCGGGCTGAAATGCAGCACCAAATTCAAACACTTCATAAGAAGGCAACCAGTGACCCGCTGACGGGCGCTGCCAACCGGGCTGAATTTGATACCAGGCTGATGCAGTGCACCACGAAGGCAAAGCAACAGGGTGCCACATTCAGCTTGATCATGTGCGACATCGATCATTTCAAGAAGGTCAACGACGTTCATGGCCACCAAGCGGGTGACGAAGCCTTGATTCAGTTCGCCAAGGTACTCGAAAGCCACACGCGAGGTTCCGACTTGGTGGCTCGGTACGGTGGTGAAGAGTTCGCCTTCTTGGCGATCAATAGTGACAATGCCACTGCGACACGCCGGGCGGAAGAGATTCGGAAAGCCGTTTCGGCGACACCGCTCGATGGGCTCGAGGGCGAGTCCGTCACGGTTAGTATGGGGGTCACCGAGTTCCAAACCGGCGACGCGCCCGAAACCGTGATTGCCCGTGCCGACCGTGCACTGATGACGGCGAAGGAAAATGGCCGAAATCGAGTCGTTCAATTGGGTAGCGGTCTGGTCGAAGCGGAAGAGAAATCCGAGTCGGGCGGCTGGTTCGGTTGGCTGGGTGCGTCAACGGATAGCAAGCAACAAGAATTCCAGCTCGCGACTCCGGTTCCGACGGATCTTGCCGTCGAAAAACTGCGTGGGTTCATCTCCGATCACCGAGCTGAGATCATCAATGTTTCGGGCAGTGAGTTGTCGCTTCGCTTGAATGTCAGCGGCGGATCGGGACGGCGTGCAGCGGATCATCAAATGTCCCTGAATGCACTGATCCGGATTAGTGAAATGAAAGGCAAACGGGGTAGCCGAGGGGCCTCGCTGACGCAAACCAAACTGACGGTATCGGTGACACCCGTGCGAAGTCGTGATCGACGCAGTGCAGGGTTCTCGCCCTGTGTCAGTCAAGTGATCAGTAGCCTGCGTAGTTACCTGATGGCAGAATTGATCACCGATCAAGACAGTGAAGTGTCATACCAGCACTAG
- a CDS encoding lactonase family protein, with product MTHFGCIRLVFLFTVFCGVSVQAANAGQVDVWFGTITPKSKPGANPNDGQSRGIYHATFDTDNGHLSTPTLAAECDGPGFLTLHPSQDVLYSTGSPTTGDTATGDTATGDQGGDVSAFRINGDKLEWLGSAKSGDGGAAHLSTDREGKVLMSAQYGGGSTSLYQLDEAGEIGGLLDTKSHAELLPDAGSRVVGNRQNSPHAHWTGTSPDNRFVFVPDLGMDKVVIWKLDTAKPSLTHHGFGVCPPGGGPRHMKFSPAGDRIYVLNELALSITAFDYDAQSGTMTRGQTIPILSEETKAKETFNSASEIRVHPSGKFVYAASRGHDSISAFRVDQDGQMSLVEIEPIRGGWPRNFAIDPTGKWIIAAGRDSNTATVFQIDQATGELTFVRQTQMVPKPICVLFGGLN from the coding sequence ATGACTCACTTCGGTTGTATCCGGCTGGTTTTCTTGTTCACGGTGTTCTGTGGCGTGTCTGTCCAGGCCGCCAATGCTGGCCAAGTGGATGTCTGGTTCGGTACGATCACGCCGAAATCGAAACCAGGTGCAAATCCAAATGACGGACAAAGCAGGGGGATTTATCACGCGACCTTTGACACCGACAACGGTCACCTTTCGACGCCAACCTTAGCGGCGGAATGCGACGGCCCGGGTTTTTTGACGCTTCATCCCAGTCAGGATGTTCTGTACTCGACAGGTAGCCCAACGACAGGTGACACAGCGACGGGTGACACAGCGACGGGTGACCAAGGTGGCGACGTTTCGGCATTTCGCATCAACGGTGACAAGCTGGAGTGGCTCGGTTCAGCGAAGTCAGGCGATGGTGGTGCGGCGCATTTGTCGACCGACCGTGAAGGCAAGGTTTTGATGTCGGCCCAGTATGGCGGTGGTTCGACCTCGCTGTACCAGCTTGATGAAGCAGGCGAGATTGGCGGACTTCTCGATACCAAGTCGCACGCTGAGTTGCTGCCCGATGCCGGGTCTCGCGTTGTTGGCAATCGCCAGAACTCTCCTCACGCCCACTGGACCGGGACATCGCCCGACAATCGCTTTGTCTTCGTTCCCGATTTAGGAATGGACAAAGTGGTGATCTGGAAATTGGATACGGCGAAACCTTCGTTAACCCATCATGGTTTTGGCGTATGTCCACCCGGTGGCGGTCCGCGGCATATGAAGTTCAGCCCCGCTGGTGACCGGATTTACGTGCTGAATGAGCTGGCGTTATCAATCACTGCTTTTGACTACGACGCCCAGTCCGGGACCATGACCCGCGGTCAAACGATTCCCATTTTGTCAGAAGAAACGAAAGCCAAAGAAACCTTTAACAGTGCCTCGGAGATTCGCGTCCACCCTAGCGGCAAATTTGTTTACGCGGCCAGTCGCGGCCACGATAGCATCAGTGCGTTTCGCGTCGATCAGGACGGGCAGATGTCCTTGGTCGAGATCGAGCCGATTCGCGGAGGCTGGCCACGAAATTTTGCGATCGATCCGACCGGCAAGTGGATCATCGCAGCGGGACGTGACAGCAACACCGCCACGGTTTTTCAAATTGACCAAGCCACCGGTGAGCTAACCTTTGTCCGCCAAACGCAGATGGTGCCGAAGCCGATCTGTGTGCTTTTCGGTGGTTTGAACTAG
- a CDS encoding DUF58 domain-containing protein yields MEPFLLQSNLPIDSSNGLQWFSQWPWLMLVVLSLPLVVAATQTRTFPTRWWIVLLAGSVCVSVLTVFSVAWLAVLALLDGLIFIVTSIDFVLLWLGSGGSQHENIEVEREIARTGSLRVPIESKLTIRNRTSMRLVGEFRDDLPEHFTAQPETHTLDLAPGLEAHATGELTAHRRGAFELEHCYLRVESPLRFWQRQITVNVPNRINVYPDMKQLSDYAMLARTDRLSLIGVRRTRRIGQDSDFERLRDYTRDDNYRHIDWRSTARRNKLTVRQFQSDQSQRLIFMLDCGRMMTNERDGYSLLDHALNAALMMAYVALNQGDAVGMICFSDRVHAYIPPRGGASQMNRLLQAGFDQFPRMVESRYDQAFLHLNQYCKRRSLVTMITNVVDEVNSEVVVDYLSNLAGTHLPLGVLLRDREMFDAADAPMLASLAADSQNGQLVGSTLKANESTVDDFTLYRAAAAADILVWREEVLRGLRHRGVLVVDAFPDELTAPLVNQYLEVKAKHLL; encoded by the coding sequence ATGGAACCGTTTCTCTTGCAATCGAATCTTCCCATCGATTCGTCAAACGGCTTGCAGTGGTTCAGCCAGTGGCCGTGGCTGATGTTGGTCGTGTTGAGTCTTCCGCTGGTGGTTGCGGCGACCCAGACCCGCACGTTCCCCACGCGATGGTGGATCGTCTTGCTGGCTGGCTCGGTATGCGTGTCCGTGCTGACGGTTTTCTCAGTAGCTTGGCTCGCCGTTTTGGCGTTGCTTGATGGTTTGATCTTTATCGTGACCTCCATCGACTTTGTGCTGTTGTGGTTAGGCAGCGGTGGTTCCCAACATGAGAACATCGAAGTCGAGCGTGAGATCGCACGAACGGGTTCACTTCGCGTGCCCATCGAAAGCAAACTCACGATACGCAATCGAACGTCGATGCGACTTGTTGGGGAGTTCCGTGATGACCTGCCCGAACATTTCACTGCACAACCTGAAACGCACACGCTCGATCTTGCTCCCGGGCTAGAAGCTCACGCCACTGGCGAACTGACCGCACACCGTCGCGGAGCCTTTGAGCTTGAACACTGCTACCTTCGCGTTGAAAGCCCGCTGCGATTTTGGCAGCGTCAAATTACAGTGAATGTCCCGAACCGAATCAACGTGTATCCCGACATGAAACAGTTGTCGGACTATGCGATGCTTGCGCGAACGGACCGTTTGAGTTTGATCGGGGTGCGTCGAACCCGCCGGATCGGCCAGGACAGTGACTTTGAGCGACTGCGTGACTACACCCGCGACGACAACTACCGTCACATCGATTGGCGAAGCACAGCGAGACGAAACAAACTCACCGTCCGCCAATTCCAAAGCGATCAAAGCCAGCGGCTAATCTTCATGCTCGATTGTGGGCGGATGATGACCAACGAGCGTGACGGATATTCGTTACTGGACCATGCATTAAACGCCGCTCTGATGATGGCGTACGTGGCCCTGAACCAGGGCGACGCGGTGGGCATGATTTGCTTCAGCGATCGGGTTCATGCCTACATCCCGCCGCGTGGCGGGGCCAGCCAAATGAATCGCTTGTTGCAAGCCGGGTTTGACCAATTCCCACGCATGGTCGAATCCCGCTACGATCAAGCTTTCTTGCATTTAAACCAGTACTGCAAACGCCGGTCGTTGGTGACAATGATCACCAACGTGGTCGACGAAGTGAACTCGGAAGTTGTCGTCGATTACCTGTCCAACTTAGCTGGGACGCACCTACCGCTCGGCGTGTTATTGCGTGACCGAGAGATGTTTGATGCCGCCGACGCCCCGATGCTGGCCTCACTTGCCGCCGATTCGCAAAACGGCCAATTAGTAGGTTCAACTTTAAAAGCTAACGAGTCGACCGTTGACGACTTCACTCTTTACCGGGCCGCCGCGGCAGCCGACATCCTGGTGTGGCGTGAAGAAGTCCTGCGTGGTCTTCGGCACCGCGGTGTTCTGGTTGTCGATGCGTTCCCAGACGAATTGACCGCGCCGTTGGTCAATCAGTATTTGGAAGTCAAAGCCAAACACTTGCTCTAA
- the tatC gene encoding twin-arginine translocase subunit TatC, producing the protein MDALARPKDDLFDNSTMTFGEHLEELRGALVKAIIWLMVGLAFGLLFANRVVQYIQAPLKQAIVEYNADRDMALMGLSEGDQYPDKTKLEEFHQFLMQNSLVAELVYALPPGDADPSDNTLESEGPDAAETLKPALPTDLESPGLDAAVLDASVPDSATLDSATTPERIQATQRVHTADLVAAIGQVPDPAKMVPTIQFRRSEKGVSSLKVEETFMIWVKAGLIVGAVLASPMIFYHLWSFVAAGLHTHERRYVYIYLPFSVILFAAGVTLAFFLVLHYVLNFLLAFNNSMDVAVEPRLSYYVNFVLMLPLGFGVAFQLPLVMLFLQRIGLIETEHYVSSWRVAVLVIFVISMVVTPADVTSMVALAIPLLILYFLGIGMCAYMPRGRGLGKGAYDPA; encoded by the coding sequence GTGGACGCCCTGGCACGCCCCAAAGACGACCTGTTTGACAACTCGACGATGACCTTCGGTGAGCATCTTGAGGAGCTACGTGGCGCGCTGGTCAAAGCGATCATTTGGCTGATGGTCGGCCTCGCCTTCGGCCTTTTGTTTGCCAACCGCGTCGTTCAGTACATCCAAGCACCGCTGAAACAAGCGATTGTGGAGTACAACGCGGATCGCGACATGGCGTTGATGGGCCTGTCCGAAGGCGACCAGTATCCAGACAAAACCAAGCTGGAAGAGTTCCACCAATTCCTGATGCAAAACTCTCTGGTTGCGGAACTGGTGTACGCTCTGCCACCAGGCGATGCCGATCCATCGGATAATACCCTCGAAAGCGAAGGCCCCGATGCAGCCGAAACGTTGAAGCCCGCTTTGCCAACGGATCTGGAATCTCCCGGTCTTGATGCGGCAGTGCTGGATGCAAGCGTGCCTGATTCGGCAACGCTCGATTCGGCAACAACGCCTGAACGGATTCAAGCGACCCAGCGAGTGCACACTGCCGACCTGGTCGCGGCAATTGGGCAGGTCCCCGATCCTGCCAAAATGGTCCCGACGATTCAGTTTCGTCGATCCGAAAAAGGCGTCAGCTCGTTGAAAGTCGAAGAGACCTTCATGATCTGGGTGAAGGCCGGTTTGATTGTCGGTGCCGTGCTGGCTTCACCAATGATTTTCTATCACCTGTGGAGCTTCGTCGCAGCGGGCTTGCACACGCACGAACGACGTTACGTCTACATCTACTTGCCCTTTAGCGTGATCCTCTTTGCCGCCGGTGTGACGCTGGCGTTCTTCCTGGTGCTGCATTACGTGCTGAATTTCTTGCTCGCGTTTAACAACAGCATGGATGTCGCCGTCGAACCTCGCCTGTCTTATTACGTCAATTTCGTGTTGATGCTGCCGCTCGGTTTCGGTGTGGCATTTCAGTTGCCGCTCGTGATGCTGTTCCTGCAACGAATCGGCCTAATCGAAACCGAACACTACGTCAGCAGCTGGCGAGTGGCCGTGTTGGTGATCTTTGTGATCTCGATGGTGGTCACGCCGGCCGACGTGACCAGCATGGTCGCGTTGGCGATCCCGCTGCTGATTCTGTATTTCCTAGGAATCGGGATGTGTGCGTACATGCCGCGAGGCCGGGGACTCGGAAAAGGTGCCTACGATCCTGCCTAG
- a CDS encoding type 1 glutamine amidotransferase domain-containing protein yields the protein MTQLPNSEAVSPITLQGCRVLAFVGEIYEDLELWYPKFRLIEAGAEVIVAGPSAGENYNGKLGYPCVSDTAIADMNAADFDALLVPGGFMPDKLRRDPKVLQLVRDFDEAGKPIAAICHGGWIPISAGVYRGVRVTGSPGIKDDLVNAGAIYEDAAVVVDKHHVSSRRPDDLPDFCRQFLALIAAGR from the coding sequence ATGACACAGCTACCAAATTCCGAAGCCGTTTCACCGATTACCCTGCAAGGCTGCCGTGTGTTGGCGTTTGTGGGCGAAATTTACGAAGATCTTGAGCTTTGGTATCCCAAATTTCGGTTGATCGAGGCAGGAGCCGAGGTGATTGTCGCAGGCCCCTCTGCTGGCGAGAATTACAACGGAAAGCTCGGATATCCCTGTGTCAGCGACACGGCGATCGCGGACATGAACGCGGCTGATTTTGACGCGCTTTTGGTTCCCGGCGGCTTCATGCCGGATAAATTGCGGCGTGATCCGAAGGTTTTGCAGTTGGTTCGCGACTTTGACGAGGCCGGCAAGCCGATCGCCGCGATTTGCCACGGCGGCTGGATTCCGATCAGCGCCGGCGTCTATCGGGGCGTCCGAGTGACCGGATCGCCGGGAATCAAAGACGATTTGGTGAACGCCGGAGCGATTTACGAAGACGCCGCGGTCGTGGTGGACAAACACCACGTATCGAGTCGTCGACCGGACGATTTGCCGGACTTCTGTCGTCAATTTCTGGCTTTGATCGCGGCTGGACGTTGA
- the trpA gene encoding tryptophan synthase subunit alpha: protein MSDLSRLFDQLRSQNRKALMPFVTAGDPDIQTTAAVVAAAREAGADLCEIGVPYSDPIADGPVIQASYQRALEAGFRLQNIFDLGDQLSQGDTKAMPKVTMVSYSIIYRVGMKAYVERAMKAGYSGAIVPDLLIEEAAPLSAVCQEAGFDLIQLITPTTTRDRQKKIVELTTGFLYYVSVTGITGERSALPSEIVDSVSWLRDQTSLPVCIGFGISSPETAAQLAPISDGLIVGSAIVRRMAEAAASAKKAGGDPVASAASEVKAFCEQLRSAIDNA from the coding sequence ATGTCCGATCTCTCGCGTTTGTTCGATCAACTTCGCAGCCAAAATCGCAAGGCGCTGATGCCTTTCGTCACCGCGGGTGATCCCGATATCCAGACCACCGCCGCCGTGGTGGCCGCGGCTCGGGAAGCCGGCGCGGACCTGTGTGAGATTGGTGTTCCTTACAGCGATCCGATTGCGGACGGCCCCGTGATTCAGGCTTCGTATCAACGGGCACTGGAAGCCGGTTTCCGCTTGCAGAACATTTTTGACCTGGGCGATCAGCTTTCACAAGGCGACACCAAGGCGATGCCCAAGGTGACCATGGTCAGCTACTCGATTATCTATCGGGTTGGCATGAAGGCTTATGTCGAGCGGGCGATGAAGGCGGGTTACAGCGGCGCAATCGTGCCCGACTTGTTGATCGAGGAAGCCGCTCCGTTGAGTGCGGTGTGCCAGGAAGCAGGATTTGATTTGATTCAGCTGATCACGCCCACAACGACTCGTGATCGCCAGAAAAAAATCGTTGAACTGACGACTGGATTTTTGTACTACGTTTCGGTCACCGGGATCACCGGGGAGCGTTCGGCACTGCCATCGGAGATCGTCGACAGCGTTTCTTGGTTACGTGATCAAACCTCACTACCGGTTTGCATTGGATTTGGAATCAGCAGTCCGGAAACCGCTGCTCAGCTCGCCCCCATTTCGGATGGTTTGATTGTCGGCTCGGCGATCGTACGCCGGATGGCCGAAGCAGCGGCCTCGGCGAAAAAAGCGGGAGGCGATCCCGTTGCATCGGCGGCGTCCGAAGTGAAAGCGTTCTGCGAACAACTGCGATCGGCAATCGACAACGCGTAG